A genomic region of Apteryx mantelli isolate bAptMan1 chromosome 12, bAptMan1.hap1, whole genome shotgun sequence contains the following coding sequences:
- the GNAT1 gene encoding guanine nucleotide-binding protein G(t) subunit alpha-1 produces the protein MGAGASAEEKHSRELEKKLKEDAEKDARTVKLLLLGAGESGKSTIVKQMKIIHQDGYSLEECLEFIAIIYSNTLQSMLSIVRAMSTLNIQYGDSARQDDARKLLHLSDTIEEGTMPKEMSDIIGRLWKDTGIQACFDRASEYQLNDSAGYYLSDLERLVTPGYVPTEQDVLRSRVKTTGIIETQFSFKDLNFRMFDVGGQRSERKKWIHCFEGVTCIIFIAALSAYDMVLVEDDEVNRMHESLHLFNSICNHRYFATTSIVLFLNKKDVFLEKIKKAHLSICFPDYDGPNTYEDAGNYIKLQFLELNMRRDVKEIYSHMTCATDTENVKFVFDAVTDIIIKENLKDCGLF, from the exons ATGGGGGCCGGGGCCAGTGCCGAGGAGAAGCACTCCCGTGAGCTCGAGAAGAAGCTCAAGGAAGACGCTGAGAAGGATGCGAGGACTGtcaagctgcttctgctgg gagcaggggaGTCGGGGAAGAGCACCATCGTCAAGCAGATGAA AATTATCCACCAGGATGGTTACTCACTGGAGGAGTGCCTGGAGTTCATCGCCATCATCTACAGCAACACACTCCAGTCCATGCTGTCTATTGTACGGGCCATGTCCACACTCAACATACAGTATGGTGACTCAGCCCGCCAG GATGATGCCCGCAAGTTGCTGCATCTCTCAGACACCATCGAGGAGGGCACCATGCCCAAGGAGATGTCAGATATCATTGGGCGGCTCTGGAAGGATACGGGCATCCAAGCCTGCTTCGATCGCGCCTCTGAGTATCAGCTCAATGACTCAGCTGGCTA CTACCTGTCAGACCTGGAACGCCTGGTGACCCCTGGCTATGTCCCCACGGAGCAGGACGTGCTGCGCTCCCGTGTCAAAACCACGGGTATTATTGAGACTCAGTTCTCCTTCAAAGACCTCAACTTCAG GATGTTCGATGTGGGTGGCCAGCGCTCAGAGCGGAAGAAGTGGATCCACTGCTTTGAGGGGGTAACCTGCATCATCTTTATCGCGGCCCTCAGCGCCTACGACATGGTCCTGGTGGAGGACGATGAAGTG AACCGCATGCACGAGAGCCTGCACCTCTTCAATAGCATCTGCAACCACCGCTACTTCGCCACAACCTCCATTGTTCTCTTCCTGAACAAGAAGGACGTCTTCCTGGAGAAAATCAAGAAGGCCCATCTCAGCATCTGCTTCCCTGACTACGATG GCCCCAACACCTATGAGGACGCGGGCAACTACATCAAGCTGCAGTTCCTGGAGCTGAACATGAGGCGGGACGTGAAGGAGATCTACTCCCACATGACCTGCGCCACTGATACCGAGAACGTTAAGTTCGTCTTCGACGCTGTCACCGACATCATCATCAAGGAGAACCTCAAGGACTGCGGGCTCTTCtga
- the SEMA3F gene encoding semaphorin-3F isoform X3 — protein sequence MESAWHCTSAGISQGETAWTGHQDAGFPPSQPVQPGGRESRSADGLLSPRPAESKDYIFYLESDKLESGKGKCSYDPKVDTVSALINEELYAGVYIDFMGTDAAIFRTMGKQTAMRTDQYNSRWLNDPAFVHAQLIPDSSEKNDDKLYFFFREKSADAPQSPGVYSRIGRICLNDDGGHCCLVNKWSTFLKARLVCSVPGPDGIETHFDELQDVFVQQTQDTKNPVIYAVFSASGSVFKGSAVCVYSMADIRMVFNGPFAHKEGPNYQWMPYTGKMPYPRPGTCPGGTFTPSMKSTKDYPDEVINFMRAHPLMYHAVYPTHRQPLVVRSNVNYRFTTIAVDQVDAADGRYEVLFLGTDRGTVQKVIVLPRDDMETEELMLEEIEVFKVPAPIKTMTISSKRQQLYVSSAVGVTHLALHRCDVYGEACADCCLARDPYCAWDGKACTRYSASSKRRSRRQDIRHGNPIRQCRGYNSNANKNTVEAVQYGVEGSTAFLECQPRSPQASIKWLLQKNNSDRRKELRVEGRVLRTEQGLLLRSLQLSDSGLYSCTATENNFKHTVTKVQLRVLSSRTVHAVLFQAEVSPGLLPAAAGAVAAGLPGAATPHYQDLLQLLTQPEMGLLDQYCQGYWRHVAASPQEPLAGLKAKEQQDQKKPRNRRNHQPETYGHT from the exons GGATTTCCGCCGAGCCAGCCCGTCCAGCCGGGAGGCCGGGAAAGCAGATCAGCTGACGGCCTCCTCAGCCCGAGACCAGCGGAAAGCAAG GATTACATCTTCTACCTGGAGTCAGACAAGCTGGAGTCAGGCAAGGGGAAGTGCTCCTATGACCCCAAAGTAGACACTGTCTCTGCATTAATAA ATGAAGAGCTCTATGCTGGTGTCTACATCGACTTCATGGGCACTGATGCGGCCATCTTCCGCACCATGGGAAAGCAGACGGCCATGAGGACAGACCAGTACAATTCACGCTGGCTCAATG ACCCAGCATTCGTCCATGCCCAGCTCATCCCCGACAGTAGTGAGAAGAACGATGACAAACTCTACTTCTTCTTCCGGGAAAAATCGGCTgatgccccacagagcccaggtGTCTACTCCCGCATCGGGCGCATCTGCCTG AACGATGACGGGGGCCactgctgcctggtgaacaagtgGAGCACGTTCCTGAAGGCTCGGCTTGTCTGCTCTGTGCCAGGACCTGATGGGATTGAAACGCACTTTGATGAGCTTC AGGACGTCTTCGTCCAGCAGACACAGGACACCAAGAATCCTGTCATCTATGCCGTGTTCTCCGCTTCAGG ATCCGTGTTCAAAGGCTCCGCTGTGTGTGTCTACTCCATGGCCGACATCCGCATGGTGTTCAACGGGCCCTTTGCACACAAGGAAGGCCCCAACTACCAGTGGATGCCCTACACAGGCAAAATGCCGTATCCCCGGCCAGGCACT TGCCCCGGGGGGACGTTTACACCATCCATGAAGTCGACCAAGGATTATCCTGATGAGGTGATCAACTTCATGCGTGCACACCCGCTGATGTACCACGCCGTATACCCAACCCACCGCCAGCCACTGGTTGTGCGCAGCAATGTCAACTATCGCTTCACCACCATTGCAGTTGACCAGGTGGATGCGGCAGATGGGCGCTATGAGGTGCTTTTCCTGGGCACAG ATCGAGGCACTGTGCAGAAGGTCATAGTGCTACCCCGGGATGACATGGAGACTGAGGAGCTGATGCTGGAGGAGATCGAGGTGTTCAAG GTGCCGGCACCCATCAAGACAATGACCATCTCTTCCAAGAGG CAACAGCTTTACGTGTCCTCAGCTGTAGGGGTGACCCACTTGGCCCTGCACCGGTGTGATGTTTATGGGGAAGCCTGTGCTGACTGCTGCCTGGCCCGGGACCCCTACTGCGCCTGGGATGGCAAGGCTTGCACCCGCTACTCAGCGTCCTCCAAGAG GCGGAGCAGGCGGCAGGACATCCGGCATGGCAACCCCATCCGGCAGTGCCGAGGCTACAACTCCAATG CCAACAAGAACACGGTGGAGGCTGTACAGTATGGGgtggagggcagcacagccttccttgagtgccagccccgctccccccagGCCAGTATCAAGTGGCTGCTCCAGAAGAACAACAGTGACCGGCGGAAAGAG CTCCGTGTTGAAGGCCGGGTGCTGCGGACAGAGCAGGGCTTGCTGCTGCGCTCCCTGCAGCTCTCTGACAGTGGCCTCTACTCCTGCACTGCCACAGAGAACAACTTCAAGCACACGGTGACTAAGGTGCAGCTCCGTGTCCTCAGCAGCCGCACCGTCCACGCTGTGCTCTTCCAGGCTGAGGTCTCCCCTGGCCTCCTGCCCGCTGCTGCTGGTGCCGTGGCTGCCGGGCTGCCTGGTGCTGCCACTCCCCACTACCAggacctgctgcagctcctcaccCAGCCTGAAATGGGACTCCTTGACCAGTACTGCCAGGGTTACTGGCGGCACGTGGCCGCCAGCCCCCAGGAACCGCTGGCTGGCCTCAAAGCCAAGGAGCAGCAGGACCAGAAGAAGCCTCGAAACCGCCGGAATCACCAGCCAGAAACCTACGGGCATACATGA